One part of the bacterium genome encodes these proteins:
- a CDS encoding DUF86 domain-containing protein, which produces MRRDSRVYLDDTLEAAGAAREFVAGMSKDDLGKDRRTRDAVVRNLEIIGEAVKKLPPETKSDHPEVEWKKIAGLRDILVHDYFGIDMDIVWDVVQNKLPVLTEQVQRILDE; this is translated from the coding sequence ATGCGCCGGGACTCTAGGGTCTATCTCGATGATACTCTCGAGGCCGCAGGAGCGGCACGCGAGTTCGTCGCGGGCATGAGCAAGGACGACTTGGGTAAAGACAGGCGCACACGCGACGCCGTCGTCCGGAACCTCGAGATAATCGGGGAGGCAGTGAAGAAGCTGCCGCCGGAGACAAAGAGCGACCACCCCGAGGTCGAGTGGAAGAAGATAGCCGGACTGCGGGACATCCTGGTCCACGACTACTTCGGCATCGACATGGACATCGTCTGGGATGTTGTCCAGAACAAGCTGCCGGTTCTCACCGAGCAGGTCCAGCGCATTCTCGACGAGTAG
- a CDS encoding nucleotidyltransferase family protein codes for MSSEVLELLARNRDRIRSFGVRSLALFGSAVRNEATPGSDLDFLVEFDRKTFDNYMDLKFFLEGLLGRPVDLVPRDAVKPRLREPILAEAVHAPGL; via the coding sequence ATGAGCAGCGAAGTGTTGGAACTTCTGGCCAGAAACCGGGACCGGATTCGGTCGTTTGGTGTGCGGAGTCTGGCGCTGTTCGGGTCGGCCGTGCGCAATGAGGCCACGCCGGGGAGCGATTTGGACTTCCTTGTCGAGTTCGACCGCAAGACGTTTGACAACTACATGGACCTGAAGTTCTTTCTCGAGGGCTTGCTCGGCCGGCCGGTTGACCTTGTGCCCAGGGATGCCGTGAAGCCGCGGCTCCGCGAGCCGATTCTGGCCGAGGCTGTCCATGCGCCGGGACTCTAG